One window of Deltaproteobacteria bacterium genomic DNA carries:
- a CDS encoding alpha-ketoacid dehydrogenase subunit beta, which yields MARINMVQAINLALKQEMEKDKDVVILGEDVGRDGGVFRITEGIVEKFPDRIFDMPLAESGIIGAAIGMAVYGLKPVAEIQFMGFTYAALEQLFSHAARIRSRSRGRCTCPMVLRTPYGIGIKAPELHSESTEALFCHVAGLKVVVPSTPSNAKGLLISAIRDPDPVIFLEPSRAYRAVKEDVPDEEYTIPLGKAEVVQEGRDITVVAWGSMLHRTLDSIDGFDADIEVIDLMTLSPFDEETVIKSVKKTGKLVIVHEAAKNCGLGAEISATIAEEAMLYLKSPIIRVAGFDTVIPFAKLEDHYAPATQRIVMALRKIMEY from the coding sequence ATGGCGCGAATAAACATGGTTCAGGCAATAAATCTTGCGCTAAAGCAGGAGATGGAAAAAGACAAGGATGTTGTGATTCTTGGAGAAGATGTCGGCAGGGACGGCGGTGTCTTCAGAATCACAGAGGGTATTGTTGAAAAATTTCCTGATAGGATTTTTGATATGCCTCTGGCTGAATCAGGGATTATCGGCGCTGCAATAGGCATGGCAGTCTATGGATTAAAGCCTGTTGCAGAAATCCAGTTCATGGGATTTACATATGCAGCGTTGGAGCAACTTTTTTCACACGCAGCAAGAATCCGCTCCCGTTCAAGGGGAAGATGCACATGCCCTATGGTTTTAAGGACGCCTTATGGCATAGGCATAAAGGCGCCTGAACTTCATTCAGAATCTACAGAGGCTCTTTTCTGCCATGTAGCAGGTTTAAAGGTTGTTGTGCCATCAACGCCGTCCAATGCAAAAGGGCTTTTAATATCAGCAATAAGAGACCCTGACCCTGTGATATTTCTTGAGCCGTCAAGGGCATACCGGGCAGTAAAAGAGGATGTGCCGGATGAGGAATACACAATCCCGCTTGGCAAGGCAGAGGTTGTTCAGGAAGGCAGGGATATTACTGTTGTTGCATGGGGGAGCATGCTGCACAGGACACTTGACAGCATAGATGGATTTGATGCAGATATAGAGGTGATTGATTTGATGACCCTGTCTCCGTTTGATGAGGAGACTGTTATAAAATCAGTTAAAAAGACAGGAAAGCTTGTTATTGTGCATGAGGCTGCAAAAAACTGCGGGCTTGGCGCTGAGATTTCAGCGACCATTGCAGAGGAGGCGATGCTGTATTTAAAGTCTCCAATAATCAGGGTTGCAGGTTTTGATACTGTTATACCAT
- a CDS encoding site-specific DNA-methyltransferase: protein VPRKKIFADEKEGKKMQDIWEFKDPQYPSYPTEKNLELLKFIIQSSSNEGDLILDCFCGSGTTLIAAQELNRNWIGIDKSEHAIKVTKKKLAEIPSSLFSRVEYEMLIQK, encoded by the coding sequence GTGCCGAGAAAAAAGATTTTTGCGGATGAAAAAGAAGGCAAAAAAATGCAGGATATTTGGGAATTTAAAGACCCGCAATATCCATCGTATCCTACAGAAAAAAACTTGGAATTGTTGAAATTTATAATTCAGTCTTCCTCTAACGAAGGGGATTTGATTTTGGATTGCTTTTGCGGCTCAGGAACAACTTTAATTGCAGCGCAGGAATTAAATAGAAATTGGATAGGCATTGATAAATCAGAACATGCGATTAAAGTAACTAAAAAAAAGTTGGCGGAAATACCATCAAGTTTATTTTCACGGGTTGAATATGAGATGCTGATTCAAAAATAG